A single Phoenix dactylifera cultivar Barhee BC4 chromosome 1, palm_55x_up_171113_PBpolish2nd_filt_p, whole genome shotgun sequence DNA region contains:
- the LOC120104175 gene encoding putative disease resistance RPP13-like protein 3: MSQLAKLLTQEAVCLGGLRDQIEWVKTQLQLLQGFLKDADSRRKRGDATIESWISGIRGVAYEMEDVIDAIKYMHESRHQRRGCMGSISRYSHKPCELITHRKISSRIEQIKIKIQSISDGRDRYGIANLGESSGVDDSLQALRQFPPHFYDDTDVVGFEDDKEKLVKQLVDPENKNCSVVSIVGMGGLGKTTLARKLHNDPAIREHFDTFAWISVSQKYRVIELLKDIMKKVMGLTKKKQRNTRITLEELEQMGEEEVREQLRNFLRDKRHLVVMDDVWSVDVWRQMHHIFSNGNNGSRILLTTRKIEVARHAEPWIPPHELQLLNDAQSLELFRRKAFPPNQDVPTELEALAQKLAKRCGGLPLALVVLGGLLSRKDRSYDTWLRVARNMKWESSGDGQECLRILGLSYDDLPYPLKPCFLYIAAFPEDSTISASKLVRLWIAEGLIPQEQTQTMEDTARDWLDELVQRCMIQVVERSMAHGRVESIRIQDMLRDFGLSEAGKDGFLHICSSDDKAVSDGISCHRAAFHSHINDEVAVFSPHLRTLLGFNLVLKDSTSAGKFLNGLNLVRVLEFEGARDLKELPKQIGSMIHLRYLGLRNTGLKRLPSSIRHLLNLQTLDVRDTGIYWLPKSFWKIRTLRHVHINILAFLSAPISGDHNNLQTLQIANYVRNINVISLFNHILAIRFIKNWVTTPGFTEEAMDRTCGRMLGKSLGKAIEKMDSLVSLTLEFSLMPRGILFAHAPNLHHLRSLNLFGRLLLRPLLGYPSYIGGDLAQ; the protein is encoded by the coding sequence ATGTCTCAGCTTGCCAAGCTTCTTACCCAGGAAGCTGTTTGCTTGGGTGGCTTGCGTGATCAGATCGAATGGGTGAAAACACAACTCCAGCTATTGCAAGGTTTCCTCAAAGATGCAGATTccagaaggaagagaggagatGCAACAATAGAGAGCTGGATAAGTGGGATAAGAGGTGTAGCCTATGAAATGGAAGACGTTATAGACGCCATCAAGTACATGCACGAGAGCCGACACCAAAGGAGAGGCTGCATGGGCTCCATTTCAAGGTACTCTCACAAACCTTGTGAATTGATCACCCACCGTAAAATTAGTTCCAGAATtgagcaaataaagatcaagatCCAGAGTATTTCCGATGGCAGAGATAGATATGGCATTGCTAATCTAGGTGAAAGTAGTGGAGTGGACGACAGTTTGCAAGCACTGAGACAATTCCCTCCCCATTTCTACGACGACACTGATGTCGTAGGCTTTGAGGATGATAAGGAAAAATTAGTGAAACAATTAGTTGATCCGGAGAACAAAAACTGCAGTGTAGTTTCTATAGTGGGTATGGGTGGGCTTGGCAAGACCACCCTCGCAAGAAAACTGCATAATGACCCAGCGATTAGAGAACATTTTGACACCTTTGCTTGGATTTCAGTTTCTCAGAAGTACCGAGTTATTGAGCTACTCAAGGATATCATGAAAAAGGTGATGGGACTcacaaagaagaaacaaagaaatacAAGAATTACACTAGAAGAGTTAGAGCAGATGGGTGAAGAAGAAGTGAGAGAGCAGCTCCGTAACTTCCTACGAGACAAAAGGCATTTGGTCGTGATGGATGATGTATGGAGTGTTGATGTTTGGAGACAAATGCATCACATCTTTTCTAATGGAAACAACGGTAGCAGAATACTGCTTACTACCCGTAAAATTGAAGTTGCAAGACATGCCGAGCCATGGATTCCTCCACATGAACTGCAGCTTTTGAACGACGCACagagtttggaactcttccgtAGGAAGGCATTTCCACCAAATCAAGACGTCCCGACTGAGCTGGAGGCATTGGCCCAGAAGCTTGCAAAGAGGTGTGGTGGACTTCCTCTTGCACTTGTGGTGTTAGGGGGCCTTCTGTCGAGGAAAGATCGTAGCTACGACACCTGGTTGAGAGTAGCTCGGAACATGAAATGGGAATCTAGTGGAGATGGGCAGGAATGCCTCCGTATATTGGGCTTGAGTTATGATGACCTGCCATATCCGTTAAAACCATGTTTCTTGTACATCGCTGCGTTCCCAGAGGACTCAACTATCTCCGCTTCCAAATTGGTTAGGTTGTGGATCGCCGAAGGTCTCATACCACAAGAGCAGACACAGACGATGGAAGACACCGCAAGGGACTGGCTGGATGAGTTGGTGCAGAGGTGCATGATCCAGGTTGTGGAGAGAAGCATGGCTCATGGGCGGGTTGAGAGCATACGCATCCAAGATATGCTGCGCGACTTTGGCCTATCAGAAGCCGGAAAGGATGGATTTCTTCATATTTGCAGCAGCGACGACAAGGCAGTATCTGATGGTATATCGTGTCATCGTGCGGCTTTCCACAGTCATATAAATGACGAGGTTGCTGTTTTCTCACCACATCTCCGCACTCTGCTGGGCTTCAATTTAGTTTTGAAAGACAGTACTTCTGCGGGAAAATTTCTGAATGGTTTAAACTTAGTAAGAGTGTTGGAGTTCGAGGGCgcaagagatttgaaagagttACCAAAACAGATCGGCAGCATGATTCATCTACGATACCTGGGATTGAGAAACACTGGTTTGAAGAGACTGCCATCCTCCATCCGGCATCTTCTAAATCTGCAGACTCTGGATGTCAGAGACACAGGCATTTATTGGCTTCCAAAATCATTTTGGAAAATCCGGACGCTGAGACACGTCCATATTAATATACTTGCATTTCTAAGCGCCCCAATAAGTGGTGATCACAACAACTTGCAGACTCTGCAAATTGCGAACTATGTACGTAATATAAATGTCATCAGTCTTTTCAACCATATTCTAGCCATAAGATTCATCAAAAATTGGGTTACTACACCCGGCTTTACTGAGGAGGCAATGGACAGAACATGCGGCAGAATGCTTGGAAAGTCGCTTGGAAAAGCAATCGAGAAAATGGACAGCCTCGTCTCCTTGACTCTGGAATTTTCTCTTATGCCTAGGGGCATCCTTTTTGCTCATGCACCAAACCTGCACCACCTCCGTTCGTTGAATTTGTTTGGGCGATTGTTACTCAGACCACTGTTGGGTTATCCCTCCTATATTGGAGGAGACTTAGCCCAATAA